Proteins from a single region of Macrotis lagotis isolate mMagLag1 chromosome 2, bilby.v1.9.chrom.fasta, whole genome shotgun sequence:
- the S100A6 gene encoding protein S100-A6: MAPMLDEAICVLIGIFHKYSSREGDKNTLSKKELKELIQNELGLGSKLEDKEIAALMDGLDQDKDQEVNFQEFISFLGALAMLYNELLKGE; this comes from the exons ATGGCACCCATGCTGGATGAAGCTATTTGCGTCCTTATTGGCATCTTCCACAAATATTCAAGCAGGGAAGGTGACAAGAACACCCTAAGCAAGAAGGAGCTGAAGGAATTGATCCAGAACGAACTCGGCCTTGGATCT AAActtgaagataaagaaattgcaGCACTGATGGACGGTCTGGACCAGGACAAAGATCAGGAAGTGAACTTCCAGGAGTTTATCTCCTTCTTGGGAGCCTTGGCCATGCTCTACAATGAACTACTGAAGGGAGAGTAA
- the S100A5 gene encoding protein S100-A5 — METPLEKALTTMVTTFHKYSGREGSKLTLSRRELKELIKEELCLGEKMQESGIDELMKSLDRNSDQEIDFKEYSVFLTTLCMAYNDFFLEENK, encoded by the exons ATGGAGACTCCTCTTGAGAAGGCCCTGACCACCATGGTTACCACTTTCCACAAATATTCAGGAAGGGAGGGCAGCAAATTGACCCTGAGCAGGAGGGAATTGAAGGAGCTAATCAAGGAGGAACTATGTTTGGGGGAG aAAATGCAGGAGAGTGGCATTGATGAACTAATGAAAAGTCTGGACCGGAACAGTGACCAGGAGATTGACTTCAAGGAATATTCTGTGTTCCTGACCACCCTGTGTATGGCCTACAATGACTTCttcttggaagaaaataaataa